In Lolium rigidum isolate FL_2022 chromosome 3, APGP_CSIRO_Lrig_0.1, whole genome shotgun sequence, the genomic window GAGAGCCCAAAAGATTTTATCAATTAGGATATGGATATCCTTCTCTGTGACCAACATCTGTTCAATCTACTACAAAAGGATATCTTCATCTGTGAACAGCACCTGTTTCAATCTACTACAAAAGGCTACGATAAGAGGACATCAGCACCTCTAAGTATGATACGCCACGACATTCTACACATGCAGCAGGGTTACAGGCTTGTCTGACACAGCACATTATTATTCTCTTCACGGACCATGTGTAATCGTCCATTAGCAACTGTGTGCCAGAGACACGTCCTGTTTATACAGAACAGATCAAGTGAATTGAATAGTCTGGAAAATAGCTAAAAGCCCCACCAGCACTATAGCATCGACCAACCTCTGACTGAAATCGTGCTGGCTGCCTGTCACGGGTTTCAAAGCTCGTGACAGCCAATCAAATCAGAAAGATGCAAAATCCGTTCGCTGTTGTAGCGTTACGAAACGACAGTGCAGGCACAGCAACTCAAGAGCTGCCATCTGTTTAGCATAGGCCAACTTGAGCTTCGCTGTTAtgtagcttttgtgggtagccagggtggctgGGTGTGCCCCTTCGGGATAGTCATGGGTTTGGACTTGGCCCTGTTGTTTGTAGGTTTTTGCccaattttctcctaaaaatcgggcaccttctgcttaattaatagatgaggtaaagcttttgcctccgtttcaaaaaaaaaaaaaaaggatcagATCACATCGGATCAGAGCAGGCATAACAACTTGAGATATTCCTCGGGTTGCCATCCAGCAGACGCTATCAGGACTGTTGAGAAGCAATTGTCCATGGAATGGGAAGGAATTGATGTACCACAAAATAAGAGTTTCAATCCAAAAAGAAACATTATGGAATTATTATATGATGATCTATCCAAAAACGAACTGTACTTAATACAGCAATCGAAAGTGCCTACATGAGGTTCCATCCTGTTTCAAGGGGCAAGGCAAGAAAGCTCTATGTCACACGTTACAACCTGATATATACTAGAAAATCTGCAAAGAACTACCACTTCCCACCTCTGAAAAATAAAAGACGCCATTGCGTTATACAGCCTGATATAGACTAAGGGCTAAAATGGGAACACcaggatttccaatatcaaaattTCCTACTTCAGGAAGGTTGACGATACAAAAAGGAACACATAAGCGACGCACGCAGTGCTCACTTCCAAGTTTCTCGGACCAGGCAGTATAGGCGGAATTACTGATACCATCAAGAATGTGGCAAGAAACCAGGAAGCAAAGAAGGATCCGAACCTGAAAGATCAGAGCAAATTCAGCATCAGAAATTGATCTTATGGGATGCATTTCCTGGAAGCCAGAGGCTACTTCCTAAAATCTCAAAACGGAATCAATGATAAAAGCATCACTTAACTAGCCGCGTCTATAAATACTAGTTGATACATGGCTCCTGACTGGCACCTTGTACCCACTTGTTGGGCTAGCAGCAGTAATTATGGATGGAAAACGTGTTCTGAATTCTGGATTCCTACTCCTAGTCAATTGATTTTGAATGTGGAAACATTGTTCAGTTCTACTCCTAGCTCATATCTGATTTGCAAACATGTTTCTAGAGCAGTAATGTAGTATATGCAGCATGCGTATTTAACAACTAGCGACTAGTCTTTGAATCCGCAGAGGACTCAACTTTAAAGCTCATAAAACAATCAACATAATGTATCTACTATCTAAAATGTTAATAATCACATAAAGCACCAATAACAGAACAATGAAAATCTAACATGGACCACGCAATTCTACTTGAAATAAAATGTGCAGTCTACTTAGAACATGCTATGCATCAAGCAACGTCGTTGAATTCTGCATTTCTGCTTCTTAATCTTTATTATCACAAAACAACAATAAGCTTTCGACAAAACTCATATTTACACGAGCTAATTGATAGGATGTTTCCAGGAACCCAGAGCCTACATTCTTGTGTAAGAAATCTTAAAACAGAATGTACATACAAGGTTAATGATCACATATAGTACTGAGAACAGCAAAAATGATAATCTAACAACAGATTCAAAACTCCATTTATTTGACAAGCTAAGAACAAGTTATGAATCAACACTGTTGTACTGCAAAACGGTAATGATAACTAATAAGCTTTAAGTGATCCAGTACTAATCAAATGAATGCTAAACGCGAGCTGGGAAAATAGTCAAATACTGGgttcaaacaacatagtagcatgcAATCATGAATGGCCATCCTCGACCCCATCTCGGTAGATACACATAGGTACACAGACTTGCTTTTGCAAGCATGTCCCCAGAAAAAAACCCGAAACAGAAAGAAGAATATATGGAAGCGAAATCCCTACTTCAAATAAAAACCAAAACCTGCAAGAATAAATAAGCTTGACATGCCAGAATCGCTGGAGCGCAATTTTGTGTTTATATGTGCTGTTATGTGGTACTTAGTTCAAATGCTCCCATTCCAAGAACATTTGATGAACAACTAACACTAGCCAGCCCATAGACACacattttttgttgttttgttgTTTTGATGGTTGATGAATGGATACCAAAATGTAAACAAGCAAAGTATCTGCCTGGGATCATAAGACTTTGCAAACAGACAAGCCCCCCTAATGTTATGTACTGCATGTACATTTAGCATCAGAACAGACATTGAATAAAAGAGATAGCGGGAGAAGCATGTGAGTAAAGAACATAATCGGAGAGGCGTGATTTCACCCAAGTACGCAAGAAGTGGATTTCACAGGCTGATAGGCAAGCTTTTTTACTTACAAATATCAAATTAAAACAGATCCACAGGACACAGATGTTAAACTACATTTGTGCATGTTTACAGATTACCAGGCAACCCATATTGAACCACAATCCAACTACTACACCTCATTAGTCAACCATTACCCACTATAATACTTACTTCACAGGACATAACAGCTGCAAAATATTTTGGAAGATGCATACACGAAGACAACTGTGATGCTAGACTGTCACAACTAACACAAGGCATGGTGGCAAGACATCAGATGTGCTTGGTTTTCACTTCTCTGGATATGAGGatgaacaaataaaaatgattGTGTGTGTTGTACCCACTGCGAGAAACTATGCAGATCTGACTTGTAGGGTTTGAAGATGGTGGTGGCAATGGCTCACAAAGGAAAGGCATGTCTCAGAAGTGGAGGGAATCAGTGCTGTCAGAGCAGATCTTTGTTGCTACCACTACGAGGAGAGAGATATTCAGCTGGAGATGACAATGGCAATTGACTAGTGGTGGAAAGGCCGCTAGGCTTTGAGATTTTGGTTGTCTGGCATGTTAGGGTTCAAAATGTGCACCAGAACAGCTACTGAAGCGAAACAGTCCAAAGCAACGCTGCACAGAGCTAATTAAAGACCAATTCAGCATATCCTTAACAACTCAAAGGTAGAAACGACGGAAGGGAAGAAAGTATTACCCATAAAAGAATGACTTCCATCCACTTTTGAGCCTCTGGTGAAGGAAATAGATATTTGCTGCACAAGAGATCAGCACCTGGAGAGTTGGCCCTTCTTCAGTAGGGAAAAGAAGGGTAAGCACTCCAAGCAAGACGAAAGTCACCGCTGTCTTCCAGATAACTTTGCTATTTGGTGTCTGAAATCTGGCCTGAACAGCCTTGACCGGACGTGACTGAGTAAGTTCCCTGAACTTTTTCTTCATATCCACTTTGGGTTTTCTTCTATCAAAGAAACTCTGCATGATGATTTTGTCATGGGCAGACTCAATTGCATCCACGCTTGGTTTATGGCCTGCATAATTGCTTATGAGATAGTTCCTGGCAGCTCGAATTTCTTCTTCAGAAGCTTCCTTGCTGACCCCAAGTCGCTGATATGGATCCTTCACATTGATTCTGGGAAAAATGGCTGAAGAAATAAAGAGGTTAAAAATAATTCTAGAGCTTAtaattattaaaaaaaaatctcCAAGCAACTAACAAAACAATATAGCAAGCACATGCACATATTAGAATAGAAAATGAGTAAGTGGCTGGTATGACTTATTTTAGAACTAGGTAGCTCTCTGAACATGCATAATACATGTAACAGGTAATACTTGGCAAAAGTACCATCGGGTGTTTACATTTTACCACGATACCATCTAAAATCAATCATGTGCGGAAAAGAAATTGATTATCAGAGTCTGATATGGATACGAGTTGGTTGTCCCTTGCTAATTCCAGTTCAGAGTTTCTATAATTCCAGGCCAATGCATCTGAAGAATCTACTATGTAATGCTTTTATTGTCACAGAAGTAGGCAGGTCGATTACTTACGAGTCGAAGAGTCGGCTCTGTCACCAAATGCCGCAGATGCGAACGGTGTTATTCTGGAACACCTGTGCGTACTGAGAAGAGCGCCATGTTTCGTGTACCTGCATTACAAAATCACGGTAAGGTTTCTTCTCATCTCGCAGTGTAAATTAGATAAATGTTTTGATGACGGTTAAGGTCATGTAAGAAGCATAAGGAGTTATGTACCTATCCGCACTGACGAAAAGTTTAACCTTGTCCTTGCATCCCCTGTCGAAGCCCAGCGAAGAGACGAGCCCCAGCGGCGCACTTGACGCCCTCGAAGTGACTGGACATCTGGTGGCCCTCAGGGGGTTGGTTGCTAGACCATGCGCCAACATCTCAGGGAAAATAGCTGAACAGCCTAAGCCGAGGATGTTTCACCCTCCTGTGCAGAACAACAATGGCCATAGGTAAAAAAAAAATGCAGGGTATACAGGAAAAGTAGAATGACAGTATGCCTCAGTAGTCACATCAATGCCAGGAGCAGTGAAGAGACGCTACGCTATGGGTTTTTTTTAGGGGTGGGACATAAATGCTGCGTGGTTGGGTTGAAATCCGCAACCCAGTTAGTCCTGTGCGGCGGACGCCGGACGGCGACttgcgggcgcggcggcggacggcgactTGAGCGCGGCTAACCTAAGCATCGGCGCAGGATATGATTGGGCGGCAGGGCGCGGCGCCGCACGGGGAACAGAGGGCGGGGGGAAGGAGGCgaggtggatggcttaccgaggaggcGATCCGTGCGTCCGGCGAGGGCGGGCGGCGTCTTCGCCTTGGATAAGGTGGCGGAGGGGTCGGTGAGGGTGGGGGAGCGCAGCCAGGGTACGACGAGTCTCGGGTGTCGACCTCGGCGGATCAGCAGGCCCGAAAACGAAGGCGATGAGAGATGATGGGCCAAAACCTGACTACCTATTGATTTGCTTCCGTCGTCCAAGCAGTGCAGGCATGGTTCCGCTCCGGCCCGGCCCGTGGCagcacttctgctccggtgcttcTCTCTAGAATTTTTTTACACCTGTCAACATGATAACGGTGGAGATCTTCTCATAAGCAGGATACGATCGTAATTTTAGTACAGGTCTACCGTCTGTACAGCTATGTATAGACTCGTATGATCCGCGTTATGTTGTACCTCATTTTGTACGTATCTACGGTCACGTGCGTGTGTCGAAATAGAAAGGTCCTATAAAAATCTTGCTcacttgattttttttcttcttacaTGACATACACATACAGTATCAATATAGATGAGTATGTATGGGCTGGATATGGGTTAACACAGAAATAAAAAACTAACTATGACCTTTCAACTTCGttagggggagcaccggagcagccctCATGTGGCAGATGAGCAAAAGAGGAGATCCAGATGAGCAAAAGAGGATGCACTTATTTgacaggtggaggtggaggatgtGTACACCAAAAAAAATGTTAGAATGAATAGGATTCCACGATTTCCATTCTTTCAACCTAGCCATGCCAGCTAACCAAGTGTGGCGGCTTAAACATGATAATACCATTCTGATGGTGATGTTGTGAAGGCTGGTATAAAATAAGGGACCATCGTTCATATGACAAAGCATAGTTGCTAGTCTTCAAACTTTTAGAGGGGGGATATAGAGAGTCGGGATGGGTGAAAGGACAcgaatgtcgcctagaggggggtgaataacgGTTTTAaaattttacgagatgggcttaacaaatgcagaataaaactagcgtttactttgtcaagcccaaagcctatatactatggttcacctatctgcaccaataacttatgctaagcaatacaagaaaactatgtgatagcaagatatatagcatcaagcatggtggctatcacaaagtaaactgcataagtaaagagctcaggtatagagataaccgaggcatgcgGGAGGCGATGatacccgaagttcacactcttgcaagtgctaatctccgttggagagttgCGGTGGCTTAgctctcccgaacgccacaaatggcctcaccttgaggtgtggttgctcgatgcacaccaacgccacaaaggcctcacccaaaGATGCgggagtcacaccacacaccgagcgccacgaaggcgcctcaccttattctccggtgaccctcgccacaaaggcctaggtcacggttccactaagggatttccttcgaggcgtacACCGGGCCTTACCCAAAGCTTgaggcacgcatccacaacttaattggaggctcccaagaaatcgccacaaagactagaatccgtctagggttccaagaacctaagagtaacaaccttattgctttcacttccacgaatcaccgtggagaactcaaaccgatgcaccaaataatgcaatggcaagaacaacaCAAAGattctcaagtccttctctctcaaattccaacaaagctacaaaaactattgggggaataagagaggaagaacaaataagaggaggaacaccaaatttctccaagatctagatctagtggatttccctcacaaagagagggatttgattggtagaaatgtatatCTAGATATCCTCTTCCTTTTCTcttaaaaagattcaagaagcataggaggagtagagggatatgtcaagctctcaaggtcaacaatagtGGAGAGCAAATGAGGGAAGAGGtagcagcccaaggaggaaggatgggggcttaaataccccctcccatcgaaatatgaccgtttgggtaggcttaggccggattatccgggcccggatatttgcaaatatccggcccccatccaGGGCGGATATTTTGTTTGGGCCGGATAATACGCCTCCCtcgaaaactggcagaaacatcaaactgaaatgagcataactttagcatccgaactccgattttgatgatcttgagcttgttttgaagctaggaataagctctacaagatcatgcatgtgttggagatatgcccaagaggcagtaataaagtgattattatatatctttgtgtttatgataaatgtttgcataccatgttataattgtattaacccgaacattgatacatgtgtgttatgtaaacaacaaggagtccctagtaagactcttgtataactagcttgttgattaatagatggtcatggtttcgcgatcatgaacattggatgttattaataacaaggttatatcatgggatgaatgatataatggacacacacccaaataagtgtagcataagatcacgtcattaagttcagtttgctataagcttccgatacatagttacctagtcctttgaccatgagatcatgtaaatcacttataccggaagggtactttgattacatcaaacgccactgcgtaaatgggtggttataaagatgggattaagtattcggaaagtatgagttgaggcatatggatcaagagtgggatttgtccatcccgatgacggatagatatactctgggccctctcgttggaatgtcatctgattagcttgcaagcatgtgactagttcacaagagatgatatgccacggtacgagtaaagagtacttgtcggtgacgaggttgaacaaggtatggagatatcgatgatcaaacctcggacaagtaaaatatcgcgtgacaaa contains:
- the LOC124697733 gene encoding protein CHAPERONE-LIKE PROTEIN OF POR1, chloroplastic-like yields the protein MLAHGLATNPLRATRCPVTSRASSAPLGLVSSLGFDRGCKDKVKLFVSADRYTKHGALLSTHRCSRITPFASAAFGDRADSSTPIFPRINVKDPYQRLGVSKEASEEEIRAARNYLISNYAGHKPSVDAIESAHDKIIMQSFFDRRKPKVDMKKKFRELTQSRPVKAVQARFQTPNSKVIWKTAVTFVLLGVLTLLFPTEEGPTLQVLISCAANIYFLHQRLKSGWKSFFYGFGSFFASWFLATFLMVSVIPPILPGPRNLEVSTACVAYVFLFVSSTFLK